A stretch of the Desulfobacter sp. genome encodes the following:
- a CDS encoding ISL3 family transposase: MSTSFIYHAFGLRDYFYKTTRFIGGIITFELIPKPEAVKCPECNSRSVTRKGIVTRDLRTIPVGSKPVILRTAIQRIWCSFCQFVRQIKLSFAQEGKSYTRAFERYVLELSQFMTIKDIAIHLRISWDTIKQIQKEDLLRRYRNIPLEKVRQIAIDEISIGKGHKYLTIVMDLESGRILHVGEGKGGEALKSFWTKVKISKAKIKAVSIDMSPAYLSAVIENLSGSAIVFDRFHVVKLFNEKLSDFRRKLYNLLANTGQQKLLKGVRWLLLKNPENLSDDKKEAQRLEEALKINQPLLVVYYMKEELRQIWNQKKKETAEKIVSNWINLANISKIPMLMKFAKTLAVHRQRILSYYDYRISTGPLEGTNNKIKTMKRKAYGYRDSEFFRLKLLDLHNKRYALIG, translated from the coding sequence ATGTCCACAAGCTTCATATACCATGCCTTTGGCCTTCGTGACTACTTTTATAAAACAACACGTTTCATCGGTGGAATAATCACTTTTGAACTCATACCAAAACCGGAGGCGGTAAAATGCCCGGAATGTAATTCCAGGTCCGTCACCAGGAAAGGGATTGTGACAAGAGATCTCAGAACAATACCGGTAGGTTCAAAACCCGTGATTCTCAGGACGGCTATCCAGAGAATTTGGTGTTCGTTCTGTCAATTTGTCCGGCAAATCAAACTATCCTTTGCCCAGGAGGGGAAAAGCTATACCCGGGCTTTTGAACGGTATGTCTTGGAGTTGTCTCAGTTCATGACAATCAAAGATATTGCCATCCATTTAAGGATCAGCTGGGATACGATAAAGCAGATCCAGAAAGAAGACCTGCTGAGGCGTTATCGAAATATCCCCCTTGAGAAAGTCCGGCAGATTGCCATAGATGAAATTTCCATAGGGAAAGGGCATAAATACTTGACCATCGTGATGGATCTGGAATCCGGTAGAATTCTGCACGTGGGAGAAGGAAAAGGTGGTGAAGCTTTGAAATCTTTTTGGACAAAAGTGAAAATATCGAAAGCAAAAATCAAAGCCGTCAGCATCGATATGTCCCCGGCATACTTGAGTGCTGTTATTGAAAATCTTTCTGGTTCAGCAATTGTCTTTGACAGATTTCATGTTGTTAAATTGTTCAATGAGAAACTGTCGGATTTCAGGCGAAAGCTCTACAACCTTCTTGCCAATACCGGGCAACAAAAACTTCTGAAGGGAGTCCGGTGGCTTTTGTTAAAAAATCCCGAAAACCTCAGTGATGACAAGAAGGAGGCCCAACGGTTAGAAGAAGCATTGAAAATAAATCAGCCGCTATTGGTAGTCTACTACATGAAAGAGGAACTCAGGCAAATATGGAATCAAAAGAAAAAAGAAACAGCTGAAAAGATAGTCAGCAATTGGATCAATCTGGCCAATATTTCCAAAATTCCAATGTTGATGAAATTTGCCAAGACCTTGGCTGTGCACAGGCAAAGAATCCTTTCATACTATGATTACAGGATATCTACAGGTCCTTTAGAAGGGACAAATAACAAGATAAAAACCATGAAACGGAAAGCTTATGGATACAGGGATTCGGAGTTTTTCAGGTTGAAACTTTTGGACCTTCACAATAAAAGGTACGCATTAATCGGATGA